In Chrysoperla carnea chromosome 2, inChrCarn1.1, whole genome shotgun sequence, the following proteins share a genomic window:
- the LOC123292461 gene encoding heterogeneous nuclear ribonucleoprotein R isoform X7 produces MIITVMAEGNGEVSLEDIKVDIDSSGGGDVERTEDYSKLIEYGLDEKVAGKLDEIYKTGKLVHADLDARALDALKEFPVDGALNVLGQFLDSNLEHVSNKSAYLCGVMKTYRQKSRAGATQGPSVPAPAPIKGPDEEKIKQILERTGYTLDVTTGQRKYGGPPPGWEGPTPGNGCEVFCGKIPKDMYEDELIPLFENCGTIWDLRLMMDPMTGTNRGYAFVTFTTREAAQQAVKELDNHEIKPGKSLKINISVPNLRLFVGNIPKSKGKEEILDEFGKLTAGLMEVIIYSSPDDKKKNRGFCFLEYESHKAASLAKRRLGTGRIKVWGCDIIVDWADPQEEPDEQTMSKVKVLYVRNLTQDISEEKLKEAFEAYGKVERVKKIKDYAFIHFEDRDNAVKAMQGLDGKEMGGSNIEVSLAKPPSDKKKKEEILRARERRMMQMMQVRGGCSPVLPSMMSGGGIAGRGPGAGPRAAPGAMRGPMGRGDYGKRKLDGGNQNQGDSKRRYQQGGWGSAPLAQQPLGGLNGGGDQAAWHQDSYQSWS; encoded by the exons tAATGGCGGAGGGCAACGGAGAAGTTTCATTAGAAgatattaaagttgatattgACAGCAGTGGGGGTGGAGATGTTGAAAGAACGGAGGATTACTCCAAATTAATTGAGTATGGACTGGACGAAAAGGTTGCTGGAAAGTTggatgaaatatataaaacaggAAAATTGGTTCATGCAGATCTCGATGCACGAGCATTAGATGCGCTTAAAGAGTTTCCAGTCGATGGCGCTTTGAATGTTCTTGGACAATTCTTGGATTCGAATTTAGAACATGTTAGTAATAAATCAGCATACCTATGTGGTGTTATGAAAACATATAGACAAAAAAGTAGAGCTGGAGCAACTCAAGGACCTAGTGTACCAGCTCCTGCGCCAATAAAAGGACCGGATgaggaaaaaattaaacaaatattagaaagaACTGGTTATACTTTAGATGTTACAACTGGGCAACGTAAATATGGGGGTCCACCTCCTGGATGGGAAGGTCCAACTCCTGGTAATGGTTGTGAagttttttgtggaaaaattcCTAAG gATATGTATGAAGATGAATTGATTCCGTTGTTTGAAAATTGTGGAACGATTTGGGATTTAAGATTAATGATGGATCCCATGACTGGAACAAATCGTGGATATGCTTTTGTAACATTTACAACTAGAGAAGCTGCACAACAAGCTGTTAAAGag CTCGATAATCACGAAATCAAACCCGGCAAGAGTCTGAAAATTAACATTAGTGTTCCGAATCTACGACTTTTTGTGGGCAACATACCAAAGTCTAAAGGCAAAGAGGAGATACTGGACGAATTTGGTAAATTAACAG cgGGCTTGATGGAGGTAATCATATACAGCTCACCAGATGACAAGAAGAAGAATCgcggtttttgttttttggagtACGAGTCCCATAAAGCGGCTTCTTTAGCTAAAAGAAGACTTGGCACTGGTAGAATTAAA GTTTGGGGTTGCGATATTATTGTGGATTGGGCTGATCCCCAAGAAGAACCTGATGAACAGACTATGAGTAAAGTTAAAGTTTTATACGTTCGTAATCTTACGCAAGACATCAGTGAAGAAAAGCTTAAAGAAGCTTTTGAGGCATATGGAAAAGTAGAACgtgtcaaaaaaattaaagattatgcGTTTATACATTTCGAAGATCGAGATAATGCAGTTAAG GCTATGCAAGGATTAGATGGCAAAGAAATGGGTGGCTCAAATATTGAAGTATCATTGGCAAAACCTCCGtccgataaaaaaaagaaagaagaaattttaagaGCACGCGAACGACGAATGATGCAAATGATGCAAGTTCGTGGAgg GTGCTCACCTGTATTACCTAGCATGATGAGTGGTGGAGGTATAGCTGGACGTGGTCCAGGTGCTGGTCCGCGGGCAGCACCTGGTGCAATGCGAGGTCCAATGGGTCGTGGCGATTATG GTAAGCGAAAACTGGACGGGGGCAATCAAAACCAGGGGGATTCAAAGCGACGCTATCAACAAGGTGGCTGGGGCAGCGCTCCATTGGCACAGCAGCCGCTTGGTGGGTTAAATGGCGGAGGGGATCAAGCAGCATGGCATCAGGACTCATATCAATCTTGGAGCTAG
- the LOC123292461 gene encoding heterogeneous nuclear ribonucleoprotein Q isoform X3, whose amino-acid sequence MAEGNGEVSLEDIKVDIDSSGGGDVERTEDYSKLIEYGLDEKVAGKLDEIYKTGKLVHADLDARALDALKEFPVDGALNVLGQFLDSNLEHVSNKSAYLCGVMKTYRQKSRAGATQGPSVPAPAPIKGPDEEKIKQILERTGYTLDVTTGQRKYGGPPPGWEGPTPGNGCEVFCGKIPKDMYEDELIPLFENCGTIWDLRLMMDPMTGTNRGYAFVTFTTREAAQQAVKELDNHEIKPGKSLKINISVPNLRLFVGNIPKSKGKEEILDEFGKLTAGLMEVIIYSSPDDKKKNRGFCFLEYESHKAASLAKRRLGTGRIKVWGCDIIVDWADPQEEPDEQTMSKVKVLYVRNLTQDISEEKLKEAFEAYGKVERVKKIKDYAFIHFEDRDNAVKAMQGLDGKEMGGSNIEVSLAKPPSDKKKKEEILRARERRMMQMMQVRGGCSPVLPSMMSGGGIAGRGPGAGPRAAPGAMRGPMGRGDYDYDYDYYGYGDYRGGYSDPYYDDYYRYEDFYFDYPPPAVATNAPRGGRGGRQPQPDIEDATSIYFEMSGETNGPQNQGGRGRGAAGARGRAGGPPVAGGRGASRGARPGGAAGARGRQAVPPRGPPQQQQRNAKSLPGKRKLDGGNQNQGDSKRRYQQGGWGSAPLAQQPLGGLNGGGDQAAWHQDSYQSWS is encoded by the exons ATGGCGGAGGGCAACGGAGAAGTTTCATTAGAAgatattaaagttgatattgACAGCAGTGGGGGTGGAGATGTTGAAAGAACGGAGGATTACTCCAAATTAATTGAGTATGGACTGGACGAAAAGGTTGCTGGAAAGTTggatgaaatatataaaacaggAAAATTGGTTCATGCAGATCTCGATGCACGAGCATTAGATGCGCTTAAAGAGTTTCCAGTCGATGGCGCTTTGAATGTTCTTGGACAATTCTTGGATTCGAATTTAGAACATGTTAGTAATAAATCAGCATACCTATGTGGTGTTATGAAAACATATAGACAAAAAAGTAGAGCTGGAGCAACTCAAGGACCTAGTGTACCAGCTCCTGCGCCAATAAAAGGACCGGATgaggaaaaaattaaacaaatattagaaagaACTGGTTATACTTTAGATGTTACAACTGGGCAACGTAAATATGGGGGTCCACCTCCTGGATGGGAAGGTCCAACTCCTGGTAATGGTTGTGAagttttttgtggaaaaattcCTAAG gATATGTATGAAGATGAATTGATTCCGTTGTTTGAAAATTGTGGAACGATTTGGGATTTAAGATTAATGATGGATCCCATGACTGGAACAAATCGTGGATATGCTTTTGTAACATTTACAACTAGAGAAGCTGCACAACAAGCTGTTAAAGag CTCGATAATCACGAAATCAAACCCGGCAAGAGTCTGAAAATTAACATTAGTGTTCCGAATCTACGACTTTTTGTGGGCAACATACCAAAGTCTAAAGGCAAAGAGGAGATACTGGACGAATTTGGTAAATTAACAG cgGGCTTGATGGAGGTAATCATATACAGCTCACCAGATGACAAGAAGAAGAATCgcggtttttgttttttggagtACGAGTCCCATAAAGCGGCTTCTTTAGCTAAAAGAAGACTTGGCACTGGTAGAATTAAA GTTTGGGGTTGCGATATTATTGTGGATTGGGCTGATCCCCAAGAAGAACCTGATGAACAGACTATGAGTAAAGTTAAAGTTTTATACGTTCGTAATCTTACGCAAGACATCAGTGAAGAAAAGCTTAAAGAAGCTTTTGAGGCATATGGAAAAGTAGAACgtgtcaaaaaaattaaagattatgcGTTTATACATTTCGAAGATCGAGATAATGCAGTTAAG GCTATGCAAGGATTAGATGGCAAAGAAATGGGTGGCTCAAATATTGAAGTATCATTGGCAAAACCTCCGtccgataaaaaaaagaaagaagaaattttaagaGCACGCGAACGACGAATGATGCAAATGATGCAAGTTCGTGGAgg GTGCTCACCTGTATTACCTAGCATGATGAGTGGTGGAGGTATAGCTGGACGTGGTCCAGGTGCTGGTCCGCGGGCAGCACCTGGTGCAATGCGAGGTCCAATGGGTCGTGGCGATTATG ATTATGATTACGACTATTACGGGTATGGGGACTATCGAGGCGGCTACAGTGATCcttattatgatgattattacCGTTACGAAGATTTTTACTTTGATTATCCTCCGCCTGCCGTGGCAACGAATGCCCCACGTGGAGGCCGAGGGGGCAGACAGCCTCAGCCG gaTATTGAAGATGCTACATCCATTTATTTCGAGATGTCTGGAGAAACTAATGGACCTCAAAATCAG GGTGGTCGTGGGCGTGGAGCGGCGGGGGCTCGTGGCCGGGCCGGTGGGCCGCCAGTGGCGGGGGGCCGTGGGGCCAGCCGGGGGGCACGACCGGGAGGCGCGGCGGGGGCCCGTGGCAGACAGGCCGTCCCTCCCCGTGGCCCACCTCAGCAGCAGCAGCGCAACGCCAAAAGTTTACCAG GTAAGCGAAAACTGGACGGGGGCAATCAAAACCAGGGGGATTCAAAGCGACGCTATCAACAAGGTGGCTGGGGCAGCGCTCCATTGGCACAGCAGCCGCTTGGTGGGTTAAATGGCGGAGGGGATCAAGCAGCATGGCATCAGGACTCATATCAATCTTGGAGCTAG